A section of the Deltaproteobacteria bacterium genome encodes:
- a CDS encoding PAS domain S-box protein has translation MGSSAQSGPVMRLLRGHAAARYGLAVATVAAAFGLRIVFEPITGTGAPYVLFFGALLAVSILAGSGPGILATALSMVLGAIWFVTRAGYSPSNAAWQAALFSIDGVVAVYLAHVMRRSRQTAEEARDRLDRSERNLRELIELAPDAFFLADLDARFIDVNQAACEMLGYTRQELIGKTILDIIPAEDVARLMETRSKLLAPGKVERGEWRHKRKDGSYLPVDVSANILPDGRWQAFVRDITQRKRLDEERQIFQALLENSPDFIGIADPSGKPIWGNPAALRMVGLPPDFDVRQTQIRDYYPPDVRGFVDDVIVKEMMEKGRWAGETYFRNWQTGESIPVSDVHFNIRDAKTGKILGAGTITRDITEQRQRARELEELLERERATNHQLRESEERFRLTIDEAPIGMCLVDLDGRFFRVNQALCEITGYSPEELAKLRFQDITHPEDLDTDLALVGKLTRGEIPKYQLEKRYIRKDKSVVWIMLSGSILRGPDGKPIYYIAQIEDISERKKAEEALKASQARFAGIISLSPEAIISIDESQRITLFNEGAEKIFGYSKQEALGAPLDILIPKRDQGRHRKDVDAFGRGEVSSRTMAERHSQILGRRKSGEEFSAEASISKLSLAGGNISTVVLRDVTERRRQEWRQRFMTEVSALLGSSLDYSRTLEDVASLVVRDFADWCIVKLGTPGTSDLQWKVACGTPAMAAIGMELEKVPIRRQWPAFVRMVGNDPHPVLIERVEDSDLEAIAQNSEHLRLLQSLDAASLMDVPLLVRGQLLGALVFISSDPSHAFHQADLELAQALAERATLAIENGRLYETAVQASQLRDQVLAVVAHDLRNPLSVILSQVGALSLKEEPERRRSRSTALIQRSATRMNRLIQDLLDVAVIEAGQLSIERTRVSPNDLLEESMESQRPLAEASSLTVQLELSPGLPDVWGDPYRLLQVVENLVGNAIKFSTPGGHIRIGAALREGTVLFWVADTGRGIAPEALPRVFDRFWQAKKGARQGAGLGLPISRGIVEAHGGKMWVESTLGSGSTFFFTVPSTDSTSRAVAEPSNEVSDDQSDAPRH, from the coding sequence ATGGGTTCGTCGGCTCAGAGCGGGCCGGTGATGCGCTTGCTCCGCGGGCATGCGGCCGCGCGCTATGGCCTCGCCGTTGCGACGGTGGCGGCTGCCTTCGGCCTGCGCATCGTGTTCGAGCCCATCACCGGCACCGGCGCACCCTATGTCCTGTTCTTTGGCGCCCTGCTCGCCGTGAGCATCCTCGCGGGCTCGGGCCCCGGCATTCTCGCCACTGCCTTGAGCATGGTGCTCGGCGCCATCTGGTTCGTGACGCGGGCGGGGTATTCGCCCTCGAACGCAGCGTGGCAGGCCGCTCTTTTCTCAATCGACGGCGTCGTCGCGGTGTACCTGGCTCACGTCATGAGGCGCAGCCGCCAGACGGCCGAAGAGGCCCGCGATCGCCTCGACCGATCGGAGCGCAACCTGCGCGAGCTCATCGAGCTCGCCCCGGATGCCTTCTTCCTGGCGGATCTCGACGCCCGCTTCATCGACGTGAACCAGGCCGCGTGCGAGATGCTCGGCTATACGCGCCAGGAGCTTATCGGCAAGACCATCCTGGACATCATTCCCGCCGAGGACGTGGCCCGGCTCATGGAGACGAGGTCCAAGCTGCTCGCGCCGGGCAAGGTCGAGCGCGGCGAGTGGCGCCACAAGCGCAAGGACGGCTCGTACCTGCCCGTGGACGTGAGCGCGAACATCCTCCCCGACGGTCGCTGGCAGGCGTTCGTCCGCGACATCACCCAGCGGAAGCGCCTCGACGAGGAGCGGCAGATCTTCCAGGCGCTGCTCGAGAACTCTCCCGACTTCATCGGCATCGCGGATCCCAGCGGCAAGCCAATCTGGGGCAATCCGGCAGCGCTTCGAATGGTGGGGCTGCCTCCCGACTTCGACGTTCGACAAACCCAGATTCGCGATTACTACCCACCCGACGTCAGAGGGTTCGTCGACGACGTGATCGTGAAGGAAATGATGGAGAAGGGGCGCTGGGCAGGCGAGACCTACTTTCGAAATTGGCAAACCGGTGAGTCGATCCCCGTCTCCGACGTGCACTTCAACATCCGCGACGCAAAAACCGGCAAGATCCTGGGCGCCGGGACCATCACCCGCGACATCACCGAACAGCGCCAGCGCGCGCGCGAGCTGGAAGAGCTGCTGGAGCGTGAGCGCGCAACCAATCACCAGCTCCGGGAATCAGAGGAGCGCTTCCGGCTCACCATCGATGAAGCCCCCATCGGCATGTGCCTGGTGGACCTCGACGGTCGGTTCTTTCGCGTGAACCAGGCGCTGTGTGAAATCACCGGCTACTCGCCCGAAGAGCTTGCCAAGCTCCGCTTCCAGGACATCACCCACCCGGAAGACCTCGACACCGACCTGGCCCTTGTCGGAAAGCTCACCCGCGGTGAGATTCCCAAGTACCAACTCGAAAAGCGCTACATCCGAAAAGACAAGTCGGTCGTCTGGATCATGCTGAGTGGATCGATTCTGCGCGGTCCGGATGGCAAACCCATCTATTACATCGCCCAGATCGAAGACATCTCGGAGCGGAAGAAGGCCGAGGAGGCCCTGAAGGCATCTCAGGCGCGCTTCGCAGGAATCATCTCCCTCTCGCCCGAGGCGATCATCTCCATCGACGAATCGCAGCGCATCACCTTGTTCAACGAAGGCGCCGAGAAGATCTTCGGCTACTCCAAACAGGAAGCGTTGGGCGCTCCGCTCGACATCCTCATCCCCAAGCGGGATCAGGGAAGACATCGGAAGGACGTCGACGCCTTTGGCCGGGGTGAGGTGAGCTCCCGGACCATGGCCGAGCGCCACTCGCAGATCCTCGGCCGGCGAAAGAGCGGCGAGGAGTTCTCCGCCGAGGCCTCCATCTCCAAGCTCTCGCTCGCGGGAGGGAACATCTCCACGGTTGTGCTGCGTGATGTGACCGAGCGCCGGCGCCAGGAGTGGCGCCAGCGCTTCATGACCGAGGTGAGCGCGCTCCTCGGCTCCTCGCTCGACTACTCGAGGACCCTCGAGGACGTGGCCAGCCTCGTCGTCCGCGACTTTGCAGATTGGTGCATCGTGAAGTTGGGCACGCCCGGTACTTCAGATCTCCAGTGGAAGGTCGCATGCGGTACACCGGCCATGGCCGCCATTGGCATGGAGCTGGAGAAGGTCCCGATTCGGCGCCAATGGCCCGCGTTTGTTCGGATGGTGGGCAATGACCCGCACCCGGTGCTCATCGAGCGCGTGGAGGACTCGGATCTGGAGGCCATCGCGCAGAACTCGGAGCATCTGCGGCTCCTCCAGTCGCTCGATGCGGCCTCGCTCATGGATGTTCCGCTCCTGGTTCGGGGTCAGCTCCTGGGGGCGCTGGTCTTCATCTCTTCCGATCCCTCCCATGCCTTCCACCAGGCCGATCTCGAGCTCGCGCAGGCCCTGGCCGAACGCGCAACCCTCGCCATCGAGAATGGACGCCTCTACGAAACCGCCGTGCAGGCCTCTCAGCTCCGGGACCAGGTGCTCGCGGTGGTGGCGCATGATTTGAGGAACCCGCTCTCGGTCATCCTGTCGCAGGTGGGCGCACTGTCGCTGAAGGAGGAGCCCGAACGGCGACGCTCCCGATCGACAGCCCTCATTCAGCGCTCGGCGACTCGAATGAATCGCTTGATCCAGGACCTGTTGGACGTCGCGGTGATCGAGGCAGGTCAGCTCAGCATCGAGCGTACGCGCGTCAGTCCAAACGATCTGCTCGAAGAGTCGATGGAGTCGCAGCGGCCGCTCGCCGAGGCCTCCTCGCTGACTGTTCAGCTCGAGCTCAGCCCCGGTCTTCCCGATGTCTGGGGCGATCCGTACCGACTCCTGCAGGTCGTGGAGAACCTCGTCGGCAACGCCATCAAGTTCTCCACGCCGGGCGGGCACATCCGCATCGGGGCGGCGCTCCGAGAGGGCACGGTCCTGTTCTGGGTGGCGGATACGGGGCGCGGCATCGCCCCCGAGGCGCTCCCACGGGTCTTCGATCGCTTCTGGCAGGCCAAGAAGGGCGCACGGCAGGGCGCGGGTCTGGGGCTTCCCATCAGCCGCGGCATCGTGGAGGCGCACGGCGGGAAGATGTGGGTGGAGAGCACGCTCGGGAGCGGGAGCACCTTCTTCTTCACGGTGCCCAGCACCGATTCCACCTCGCGGGCCGTGGCGGAGCCTTCGAACGAGGTCTCTGACGACCAGAGCGACGCTCCCAGGCACTGA
- a CDS encoding HAMP domain-containing histidine kinase produces MSQPTCTLEQRATTRADAPFWGARPLERARQWPTSPFPVSLSEKRRIHRPVTEVRMLVRSSTGVSIHRATQVATLIALLLAALVAGALILLTALQASSGNVLRASVNGVRQGDATRAAILSFERSPDLLVRSQAEASTEQGLSDARSNARTEKQRAALERASAAVRQYFATANRPGAAPNEREQSLQEALTALNALSQTNIAEANSAVQRSARWDRWGDWLGYTGGGLLVATLLGAAIWLRRYVSEPSRDLQNAVGRFVGGDHEARAPEIGAAELRLTSMHFNRLALEQVRRREERLTYLSGVAHELREPLSALSMSLGLVAPDRALPPEPELRRLLALMKRHVERLNHQLGDFVETVRIESGRLELLTEVEDLNELVASLSEHFQGVTERHHVEIAVPGRPLVVRCDIIRIEEVITSLLANAARRSIDGAELRIALDVDQSEAVVTVNDDGEHLSSSELEHIWDHFKPTPTSTTNGLVGQGLSLSTVRRIVNAHGGEVFARREPDDSTTFGFRLPLLLRRPEQFPVQPEGSAPSPDGHQE; encoded by the coding sequence TTGTCGCAACCCACCTGCACGTTAGAACAGCGGGCAACGACACGAGCGGATGCGCCCTTTTGGGGTGCAAGGCCCCTGGAGCGCGCCAGGCAATGGCCGACATCGCCCTTCCCCGTCTCCTTATCGGAGAAGCGGAGAATTCATAGACCTGTCACGGAGGTTCGGATGCTCGTTCGCTCATCCACGGGCGTTTCCATCCACCGCGCCACACAGGTTGCAACGCTGATCGCGCTGCTGCTCGCCGCGCTCGTCGCCGGGGCGCTGATCCTGCTCACCGCGCTTCAAGCCTCGTCGGGCAACGTTCTCCGCGCTTCGGTCAATGGAGTTCGGCAGGGAGACGCGACGCGCGCAGCCATTCTGAGCTTCGAGCGCTCTCCAGACCTCCTGGTCCGGTCGCAGGCGGAGGCGAGCACTGAGCAAGGCCTCTCCGACGCCCGGTCGAACGCCCGAACCGAGAAACAGCGGGCCGCGCTCGAACGGGCAAGCGCGGCCGTGAGGCAGTACTTCGCGACCGCCAATCGCCCCGGCGCCGCCCCGAATGAGCGCGAACAGAGCCTCCAGGAAGCGCTCACGGCGCTCAATGCGCTCTCCCAGACCAACATCGCCGAGGCCAATTCGGCGGTGCAGCGCTCCGCGCGCTGGGACAGGTGGGGCGACTGGCTGGGGTACACCGGCGGTGGACTTCTGGTGGCGACCCTGCTCGGAGCGGCCATCTGGTTGCGTCGATACGTCTCGGAGCCGTCGCGCGACCTGCAGAATGCCGTGGGGCGCTTCGTGGGAGGCGATCACGAGGCCCGCGCCCCCGAGATCGGCGCGGCGGAGCTGCGCCTGACCTCGATGCACTTCAACCGGCTGGCGCTGGAGCAGGTCCGACGGCGCGAGGAGCGCTTGACCTACCTCTCCGGGGTGGCCCACGAGCTCCGCGAGCCGCTCTCGGCCCTCAGCATGTCGCTCGGACTGGTCGCTCCGGATCGCGCGCTGCCTCCAGAGCCAGAGCTGCGGCGCCTCCTGGCGCTGATGAAACGTCACGTCGAGCGCTTGAACCACCAGCTCGGCGACTTCGTCGAGACCGTGAGAATCGAATCTGGCCGTCTGGAGCTGCTGACCGAGGTCGAGGACCTCAACGAGCTCGTCGCGAGCCTCTCCGAGCACTTTCAGGGAGTGACGGAGCGGCACCACGTGGAGATCGCAGTGCCCGGGCGGCCGCTGGTGGTGCGCTGCGACATCATCCGGATCGAGGAGGTCATCACCAGCCTCCTGGCAAATGCTGCGCGGCGCTCGATCGACGGCGCCGAGCTGCGCATCGCCTTGGATGTCGACCAGAGCGAGGCGGTGGTGACGGTCAATGACGATGGTGAGCACCTCTCCTCGAGCGAGCTGGAGCACATCTGGGACCACTTCAAGCCCACCCCGACCTCGACCACGAACGGGCTGGTCGGCCAGGGGCTGTCGCTCTCCACCGTTCGGCGAATCGTGAACGCGCACGGGGGCGAGGTCTTCGCCCGGCGCGAGCCCGACGACTCCACGACGTTCGGCTTCCGGCTGCCGCTGCTGCTGAGGCGTCCAGAGCAATTCCCGGTTCAACCCGAGGGCAGCGCCCCCTCACCCGATGGGCACCAGGAGTAG
- a CDS encoding response regulator, giving the protein MADILVVEDEPDIGELIQQFLEGEGHTVRRAANGKEALIMQSQRLPEVVLMDIQMPELSGTEMAERMFVENAGRECIPIVVTSASTELVRTARAIGTPYALPKPFYPEALLAVVDRALRERRIPKPAW; this is encoded by the coding sequence ATGGCCGACATCCTGGTGGTGGAGGACGAGCCGGACATCGGCGAGCTGATTCAGCAGTTTCTCGAGGGCGAGGGGCACACGGTCCGGCGTGCCGCGAACGGGAAGGAGGCCCTCATCATGCAGAGCCAGCGGCTGCCCGAGGTGGTGTTGATGGACATCCAGATGCCGGAGCTCAGCGGCACCGAGATGGCGGAGCGGATGTTCGTGGAGAACGCGGGGCGAGAGTGCATCCCCATCGTGGTGACATCGGCCTCGACGGAGCTGGTGCGCACGGCCAGAGCCATCGGGACGCCCTACGCCCTGCCCAAGCCGTTCTACCCGGAGGCCTTGCTGGCCGTGGTCGACCGCGCGCTGCGGGAGCGTCGAATCCCCAAGCCCGCTTGGTGA
- a CDS encoding 1,4-dihydroxy-2-naphthoyl-CoA synthase, with product MVSELFDSAAWREVPGFGFTDITYHRAVDVGAVRVAFNRPEVRNAFRPKTVDELYRALDHARMSSDVGCVLITGNGPSPKDGGWAFCSGGDQRIRGKDGYKYAEGTTSDTIDPARAGRLHILEVQRLIRFMPKPVICVLPGWAAGGGHSLHVVCDLSIASKEHARFKQTDADVASFDGGFGSAYLARQVGQKFAREIFFLGDTYSADDAHRMGMVNAVVPHAELEKTALAWAKKICGKSPTAQRMLKFAFNAIDDGLVGQQVFAGEATRLAYGTDEAAEGRDSFLEKRPPDWKKFPWAY from the coding sequence ATGGTCTCCGAGCTCTTCGACTCAGCCGCGTGGCGCGAGGTGCCCGGCTTCGGGTTCACCGACATCACCTACCACCGCGCGGTGGACGTGGGGGCCGTGCGCGTGGCCTTCAATCGGCCCGAGGTGCGCAACGCCTTCCGGCCCAAGACCGTCGACGAGCTCTACCGCGCGCTCGATCACGCGCGCATGAGCTCGGACGTCGGCTGCGTGCTCATCACCGGCAATGGTCCGTCTCCGAAGGACGGCGGCTGGGCGTTCTGCTCCGGCGGCGACCAGCGCATCCGCGGCAAGGACGGCTACAAGTACGCCGAGGGGACGACGTCCGACACCATCGACCCCGCGCGCGCGGGCCGCTTGCACATCCTGGAGGTGCAGCGCCTCATCCGCTTCATGCCCAAGCCGGTGATCTGCGTTCTTCCCGGCTGGGCCGCGGGCGGAGGACACAGCCTGCACGTCGTTTGCGATCTCAGCATTGCGAGCAAGGAGCACGCGCGCTTCAAGCAGACCGACGCCGACGTGGCCAGCTTCGACGGCGGCTTCGGCTCGGCGTACCTCGCGCGCCAGGTGGGCCAGAAGTTCGCGCGGGAGATCTTCTTCCTCGGCGACACGTACAGCGCCGACGACGCGCACCGCATGGGCATGGTGAACGCCGTGGTCCCGCACGCCGAACTGGAAAAGACGGCGCTCGCGTGGGCCAAGAAGATCTGCGGCAAGAGCCCCACCGCCCAGCGCATGCTCAAGTTCGCCTTCAACGCCATCGACGACGGGCTGGTGGGCCAGCAGGTCTTCGCCGGTGAGGCCACCCGGCTCGCCTACGGCACCGACGAGGCCGCCGAGGGCCGCGATTCCTTCCTCGAGAAGCGCCCCCCGGACTGGAAGAAGTTTCCTTGGGCCTATTGA
- a CDS encoding GAF domain-containing protein — MSPPTFTLAEIRAHIELFEWPVIVFREQKLQAVNEAWLELSGYSRDDAEGRDVIEFLAPTDRRRLLDRTVRRGSGRPLAPGGLSSRLLARDGRELEIFTQTSTFPSAEGEPFTVVVVLSNRSRQAEHDLALVLVEIATTLVASRTGAVVRRQVLEQLRTGSFWAGFYRLELDALMTVDALTDPEVKLEPAYAFEALREGRPCYQGPELDPSHVYLPLDTRGGPELLVLAGPGLSHSNEILRLFGRLVASAIDNADDHGLASRQLSDTRLMLDLARITSGTLQLEVILDAACDAMVKLLDVSNCFILLYDEKSRQLAKMASSMGHRDVAHQVTIPLTAPSAAARAARTRQPVVIEDVRTTLIPVQRELVQQFGQKALLAVPLICREELVGAAVLDDVRGPRPFPPESVARAQAALNHVALCVVNARLYESLRQSYAELAEARAEVVRTERLAGLGELSAMVAHEVRNPLGSIFNAVSVLSPMVNQRPEARALLDVVQQEGERLNNMVTDLLHYARPPSPNLQPEELGGVIQESLALAHLDIADQRQGKVTVQVQLASDLPPVPMDRRMMCQALVNVLHNGAQAMPAGGPIEIRASLDGSNGHARVRIDIRDAGSGIAPELRPRIFEPFFTTKAQGTGLGLALVKRILTDHGGDVHVSSPAGGGTTVTFKLPLPREL, encoded by the coding sequence ATGTCCCCGCCGACCTTCACCCTTGCGGAGATCCGCGCCCACATCGAGCTCTTCGAGTGGCCGGTGATCGTGTTCCGCGAGCAGAAGCTCCAGGCGGTGAACGAGGCATGGCTCGAGCTCTCGGGCTACAGCCGCGACGATGCCGAGGGCCGCGACGTCATCGAGTTCCTCGCCCCAACCGACCGGCGGCGGCTCCTGGATCGCACCGTGCGGCGCGGTTCGGGCAGGCCATTGGCTCCCGGCGGGTTGAGCTCGCGCCTGCTCGCCCGCGACGGCCGGGAGCTGGAGATCTTCACCCAGACCAGCACGTTTCCCTCGGCCGAGGGCGAGCCCTTCACCGTGGTGGTGGTGCTCAGCAACCGCAGCCGCCAGGCGGAGCACGACCTCGCGCTGGTGCTGGTGGAGATCGCCACCACGCTGGTCGCCTCGCGCACCGGCGCGGTGGTGCGGCGCCAGGTGCTGGAGCAGCTCCGCACGGGCAGCTTCTGGGCGGGCTTCTACCGGCTGGAGCTCGACGCGCTCATGACCGTGGACGCGCTCACCGATCCGGAGGTGAAGCTCGAACCGGCGTACGCGTTCGAGGCGCTGCGTGAGGGGCGGCCTTGCTACCAGGGCCCCGAGCTCGACCCGAGCCATGTGTACCTGCCGCTCGACACCCGGGGCGGCCCGGAGCTCCTGGTGCTGGCTGGACCCGGCCTCTCCCACTCCAACGAGATCCTGCGGCTCTTCGGCCGGCTGGTGGCCTCGGCCATCGACAACGCCGACGACCACGGCCTCGCCAGCCGGCAGCTCAGCGACACGCGGCTCATGCTCGACCTGGCGCGCATCACCTCGGGCACGCTCCAGCTGGAGGTCATCCTCGACGCGGCGTGCGACGCCATGGTGAAGCTGCTCGACGTGTCGAACTGCTTCATCCTGCTCTACGACGAGAAGTCACGGCAGCTCGCGAAGATGGCCTCGTCGATGGGCCACCGCGACGTCGCGCACCAGGTGACCATCCCGCTCACCGCGCCCTCGGCGGCGGCTCGCGCTGCGCGGACCCGCCAGCCGGTGGTGATCGAGGACGTGCGCACCACGCTCATCCCCGTGCAGCGCGAGCTGGTGCAGCAGTTCGGTCAGAAGGCGCTCCTGGCCGTCCCGCTCATCTGCCGCGAGGAGCTGGTGGGCGCCGCCGTGCTCGACGACGTGCGCGGCCCGCGGCCCTTCCCGCCGGAGAGCGTGGCTCGGGCGCAGGCGGCGCTCAACCATGTGGCGCTCTGCGTGGTGAACGCGCGGCTCTACGAGTCCCTGCGGCAGAGCTACGCCGAGCTCGCCGAGGCGCGCGCCGAGGTGGTGCGCACCGAGCGCCTGGCGGGGCTGGGCGAGCTCTCGGCGATGGTGGCGCACGAGGTGCGAAACCCGCTGGGCTCCATCTTCAACGCGGTGAGCGTGCTCTCGCCGATGGTGAACCAGCGGCCCGAAGCGCGGGCGCTGCTCGACGTGGTCCAGCAGGAGGGCGAGCGCCTCAACAACATGGTCACCGACCTGCTGCACTACGCGCGGCCGCCCTCGCCGAACCTGCAGCCCGAGGAGCTGGGCGGGGTGATCCAGGAGTCGCTGGCGCTGGCGCACCTGGACATCGCCGATCAGCGGCAGGGAAAGGTGACGGTGCAGGTGCAGCTCGCGTCGGACCTGCCGCCGGTGCCCATGGACCGCCGCATGATGTGCCAGGCGCTGGTGAACGTGCTCCACAACGGCGCCCAGGCCATGCCCGCAGGCGGGCCAATCGAAATTCGCGCCAGCCTCGACGGCAGCAACGGTCACGCCAGGGTGCGAATCGACATCCGCGACGCCGGTTCGGGCATCGCGCCCGAGCTGCGGCCGCGCATCTTCGAGCCGTTCTTCACCACCAAGGCCCAGGGCACCGGGCTCGGGCTCGCCTTGGTGAAGAGAATTCTCACCGACCACGGCGGCGACGTGCACGTGAGCTCGCCGGCCGGCGGCGGCACCACCGTGACCTTCAAGCTCCCCCTCCCGCGTGAGCTCTGA
- a CDS encoding saccharopine dehydrogenase NADP-binding domain-containing protein: MATSWLIYGANGYTGRLLVEEAVKRGHRPVLAGRNLAKVAEVAKPHGLEARAVDLHDAPAVRELVRGHALVLHAAGPFRETSAPMVEACIAERASYLDITGEIGVFAQVFSRDAAARAAGVALMPGVGFDVVPTDCLARFVAERAPGATELEIAIAALGTLSTGTAKSMLAGAGEGGFVRRGGRIVPWPFGRGARKVRFSDRERWVVPIPWGDLETAFHTTRIPNITTFAAVPKRMARVLAVSWPALWAGTPLTAAALRLEPLQDAATRYIERRFPGPDAAQRAAGRSYIWARASGGGVSAEAWLETPEGYSLTAITGINAVERVLAERPEGALTPALAFGADFILQVPGTRRLEAIPADVASRASP; encoded by the coding sequence ATGGCAACGAGCTGGCTCATCTACGGCGCCAATGGCTACACCGGCCGCCTGCTGGTCGAGGAGGCGGTGAAGCGCGGGCACCGTCCGGTGCTCGCGGGCCGCAACCTGGCGAAGGTGGCCGAGGTGGCGAAGCCGCACGGCCTCGAGGCGCGCGCGGTCGATCTCCACGACGCCCCAGCGGTCCGCGAGCTGGTGCGCGGCCACGCTCTGGTGCTGCACGCGGCCGGTCCGTTCCGGGAGACGAGCGCTCCGATGGTGGAGGCCTGCATCGCCGAGCGGGCGAGCTACCTGGACATCACCGGCGAGATCGGCGTCTTCGCCCAGGTCTTCTCGCGCGACGCGGCGGCGCGCGCGGCCGGCGTGGCGCTCATGCCCGGCGTGGGCTTCGACGTGGTGCCGACGGATTGCCTGGCCCGCTTCGTCGCCGAGCGCGCGCCGGGCGCCACCGAGCTGGAGATCGCCATCGCCGCACTGGGCACGCTGAGCACGGGCACGGCCAAGTCGATGCTCGCCGGTGCGGGCGAGGGCGGGTTCGTTCGTCGAGGCGGTCGCATCGTGCCCTGGCCGTTCGGGCGCGGGGCACGCAAGGTGCGTTTCTCCGATCGCGAGCGCTGGGTGGTGCCCATCCCCTGGGGCGACCTGGAGACGGCCTTTCACACCACGCGCATCCCCAACATCACCACCTTCGCGGCCGTGCCCAAGCGGATGGCGCGCGTGCTGGCCGTGTCCTGGCCGGCGCTCTGGGCGGGCACGCCGCTCACCGCCGCCGCGCTTCGCCTCGAGCCCTTGCAGGACGCGGCCACGCGCTACATCGAGCGCCGCTTTCCCGGGCCGGATGCGGCGCAACGCGCTGCCGGCCGCTCGTACATCTGGGCGCGGGCGTCGGGCGGCGGCGTGTCGGCCGAAGCCTGGCTGGAGACCCCCGAGGGCTACTCGCTGACGGCCATCACCGGCATCAACGCCGTGGAGCGCGTGCTGGCGGAGCGTCCGGAGGGCGCGCTCACGCCGGCGCTGGCGTTCGGCGCCGACTTCATCCTCCAGGTGCCGGGGACGCGGCGGCTCGAGGCCATCCCCGCCGACGTGGCCTCGCGAGCAAGCCCGTGA
- a CDS encoding DTW domain-containing protein, translating into MTAEAQDFRALCTRCLRPESACWCRDLPGIAARTRVVFLQHPRERYVAIGTARMAHLALPGSRFLRGVSFDGVAELEALANDPRAAILFPSPEAADLRTLAEPPTTLVVVDGTWSQARKLVQRNAVLQRLPRVRFTPTRPGNYRIRKEPEAHCLSTIEAVVEALGILEGEPERFAPMIRAFEQMVDLQLAKQASRTTPPRRKLKKHRQGKPPPIPVELSERAQDVVLVYAEANAHPANSGHPAELVHLAAIRAATGERFEAVLAPRRPLAESTPHHVRLPRETLLTGDSIDAVRARWAAFLRPDDLLATWGFFSLELLRDGTLEERPVIDLRRAVCRVLKRRPGGIEPAAELLGAQEKGAPLGGGRAGVRLEALARVHAALRSKG; encoded by the coding sequence GTGACCGCCGAGGCTCAAGACTTCCGCGCGCTGTGTACGCGCTGCCTGCGGCCCGAGAGCGCCTGCTGGTGTCGCGATCTGCCTGGCATCGCCGCGCGCACCCGCGTGGTGTTCTTGCAGCACCCGCGCGAGCGCTACGTGGCCATCGGCACCGCGCGCATGGCGCACCTCGCCCTGCCCGGCTCGCGCTTCTTGCGCGGGGTGAGCTTCGACGGCGTGGCAGAGCTGGAGGCGCTCGCCAACGATCCACGCGCGGCCATCCTCTTCCCCAGCCCGGAGGCGGCCGATCTGCGCACGCTCGCCGAGCCGCCCACCACGCTCGTCGTCGTCGATGGCACCTGGAGCCAGGCCCGCAAGCTCGTGCAGCGCAACGCCGTGCTGCAGCGGCTGCCGCGCGTGCGCTTCACGCCCACGCGGCCGGGCAACTACCGCATCCGCAAGGAGCCCGAGGCTCACTGTCTGTCGACGATCGAAGCCGTCGTCGAGGCGCTGGGCATCCTCGAGGGCGAGCCGGAGCGCTTCGCGCCCATGATTCGCGCGTTCGAGCAGATGGTCGATTTGCAGCTCGCGAAGCAGGCCTCGCGCACCACGCCGCCGCGGCGCAAGCTGAAGAAGCATCGCCAGGGAAAGCCGCCGCCGATTCCGGTCGAGCTCAGCGAGCGCGCCCAGGACGTCGTGCTCGTGTACGCCGAGGCAAACGCGCACCCCGCGAATTCGGGACATCCCGCGGAGCTCGTCCACCTGGCTGCGATTCGCGCGGCGACGGGCGAGCGCTTCGAGGCCGTGCTCGCGCCGCGGCGGCCGCTGGCGGAGTCGACGCCGCACCACGTGCGGCTCCCTCGCGAGACGCTCCTCACCGGCGATTCCATCGACGCCGTGCGCGCGCGCTGGGCGGCGTTCTTGCGCCCGGACGATCTGCTGGCGACCTGGGGCTTCTTCAGCCTGGAGCTGCTGCGCGATGGGACGCTCGAGGAGCGGCCCGTGATCGACCTGCGGCGCGCGGTGTGCCGGGTGCTCAAGCGGCGGCCCGGTGGAATCGAGCCCGCGGCGGAGCTGCTCGGCGCCCAAGAAAAAGGCGCGCCCCTCGGAGGAGGACGCGCCGGGGTTCGGCTGGAGGCGCTCGCGCGGGTCCACGCGGCGCTGCGGTCGAAGGGCTAG